From the Burkholderia sp. WP9 genome, the window TACGAAGACAGCATCCACACGGCAAACGCGATATTGAAGGCTGCGTAAGAAACGATCACGCCGATCTTGGAGTCGACCAGGTTTCCATCGCCATAAGGAATCATCGCGGCGAGCCGGAACAGGCCGACCACGAGCAGGATAGGCGACAGCATCTGCGTGACGAGCAGAAACTGGCGATAGAACCCGCGGCCTCGAAACGGAAACCTCGCCAATGCATAAGCCGCCGGCAGACTGACAGCCAGCGCAAGCGCGGTCGACAGCAAACTGATCACCGTGCTGTTGCGCAGCGCCACGCCGAAGTTGGCTGCCACCCACATGTCGGAGAAATTGCTCCACTGCCAATGCACCGGCAGCCACCGCGCCGGATAGACAAAAATCTCGGAAGCCGGCTTCAACGCGGTGAACAGCATGACGGCAAATGGAAACAGCACGACCACGACCAGTGGCGACAGCGCGAGCCAGCACCACAGCGAACGCTTCATCTTGACGCTCAGACTCATGACGGATCTCCTTCTTTCGCGGGCTGCAGGCGCAGATAGGCGATCGAGAATACGAACAGCATGACGAGCATGATCAGCGACACGGCTGCCGCTTCGCCAGGACGCCCGAGCCGGAAGCCAAGCTCGTAGAGATAGGTGACGAGAATGTGCGTGCTGTTGTCGGGGCCGCCCTGCGTCATCACCCAGATGATCGGAAAAGAGTTGAACACGTAAATCACATTCAACAGAATCGTCATGTTGATGAACGGCCGCAACAGCGGCATGGTGAGTTTGCGAAACTGCTGCCAGGCGCTCGCGCCGTCCATGCGCGCGGCTTCATAAATATCGCCTGGCACGGACGACAATCCGCCGAGCAGAATCGTCACCGTAAACGGGATCGAGACCAGTATGCCGACCGCGATTTCGACAGGAAACGCGAGTTCCGGCGTAGCCAGCCAATGAATCGGACCGCTGATCAATCCCAGCCGTTGCAGCGTGACGTTGACCATGCCGTAGTCGTCGTTGAAGGCCCAGCGCCAGACCACGGCGGTCATGGTCAGCGAGACGGACCAGGGCAGCATCACAATCGTGCGCGCCACGCCGCGTCCATAGAAATCCTGATTCAGCACCAGTGCGACCGGCACCGAGATCAGCACCGTGCCACCGACCACGCATACGGTCCAGACGAGGGTTCGTTTGGCGGCGGCAAGAAACGCAGGGTCGCCGAAGATCGTATAGAAATTCTGCAGGCCGGTGAAATCGCGAATGGCGCCGAAGCGCGAGACCTCGTGAAGCGATTGCCACACGATATTGAAGATCGGATAGCTGATGATGAAAAGCGCCAATATCAGACTCGGCGCTATCAGCAACCAGGGCGCTTGCAGGCGCGTAGAAGCGGAACGGCTCATGCGTGCTCGATCGTAAGACGCGTCCGCGGGAATAAGCAGGCGCGACGGGATGGGCCGGATAGTGCGTGATGGCCGGAACGCGCACCGCCTGCTCGGTGGCGGCGCGCGTTCCGGGTTCAGCAGATCAAGACGAGATCAATGCAAGATCAGTACCGGATCGCTACGGAATCAATGGCCGAGCGACTTGTTCGCCTGCGTGGCCGCCGCATTCAATGCGTCAGCCGGCTTCGCCTTGCCCAGGTAAATCGACTGCATTGCGTCGGTCACGGCCTTCGCGGTGTCTTCCCAACCCGTCACCGTGGGTGCGAAGCGGGCCGTCGGCAGCAAGGCGACGAAGGCCTTCGTGTCCGGATCGTTGAACGCCGGATCCGTCGATTCAGCCTTGGTGGTCGGCAGGAAGCCCTCGGTCGTCGTGAACTCCACGCGCGGTTCCTTCGTGAACAGATAGTCGAGGAACTTCCACGCCGACTTCTTCACCTTCGAGTTCTTGAACATCACGATCGAGTCGGTGACAGCGTACGTAGCGTGCGTCGTGCCCATCGGAATCGGATCGATGCCGTACTTCAGATTCGGCGCTTCCTTCTTGATCTGCTTCGACAGGAACGGCGCCGAAATCACCATCGCAACGCGGCCCTGCTTGAAGAGGTTCTGCACGTCTTCGCGGCTATAGCCAGTCACACCCGGTTGCGTCAGACCTTGATCGATCATCGACTTGTACAACGTGGCCGCCTTGATGCCGGCCGCCGAATTGAACGCCGCCTTGTTGTCCTTGCCGACCACGTCGCCGCCATTGGTCCACAGCGCGTAGTAATAGTAGACGTCTGTTTCGATTTCCTTGCCTTGCAGACCGAAGCCGGCAATGCCCTGCGCCTTCAGTTTCTTCGACGCTTCGATCACGTCGTTCCAGGTCTTCGGGCCGTCCGGATAGCCGACCTTCGCGAGCAGGTCCTTGTTGTAGTACAGCGCGCGCGCCGAAGCGGCGATCGGCAGGCCGTAGACCTTGCCATTGATTTCACCCGGTGCGAGGAACGGACCGATGAAGCGGCCCTTGAAGCTCGCATCCATGTAGCCGTCGAGCGGTTCCGCGACGTCGTCCTTCACGAAGTCGAGCAGCCAGCGCGTGCCGACGATCGCGAGGTCGGCGTTGGCGTTGCCGGAAATGTCTGTTTGCAGCTTCTGTTGCAGCGTGTCCCAGTTCACGTCTTCGATCTTGATGGTCGTGCCGGGATTGGCCTTCTCGAAGTTGCGGGCCATTTTTTCGAAGTACGGCGCGGTCGCGTCGCTGTAGTGGGCGACGGTCACGCGGACCGTGTCGGCGTGAGCCGCGACGGCGATACCTGCGAACGCGAGCGCCACGGCAACTTTGCCGAGCGCGAGGGAAGCACGGGCATGCAACGACATTTCTCTCTCCTGTGTCGAGCGGAGTGAGCGCGCTGGCGCTGACTCCGGTCCCATCCAACGATGGTGGGGTGGTTGGCTGCCGTCGCCGGCCGCTTTGGGTTAAATTGTTTGAAAAAATCCTACATGACGAAAAATGGCTTGTCACGTAGGGTCTGCCATATTTTTTCCGAGCCGGTTTTGTGCATAAGATGCTGTAAAGCAGGGATATTCTGCATGGCGTGATGTCATGGATACCCAATCTTCGGGATGACTAGACGATCGCGTAAAGCCGGGCTTGTAAGAAATTTACAGGCTAATCCAGGCCTGGCGGTGCGATTGAAGAGCGAGGCGGACAATGAATCGTGTGGTGTTGGTAACGGGCGCTTGCGGCGGCATCGGCAGCGTGTTGTGCAAACGCTTCGTGGAACAGGGCGATACGGTGCTGGCGCTCGACATCGACGCCGCCGCGCTCGGCGCGTTGACCGCACAACTCGGCGAGGCGCATGTCACGCCGATTGCGGTCGACCTCGGCGAGGCCGCCGCAGTGCAGCAGGCGGTGGCCGCCGCGGTCAAGGTGCGGGGTCCGGTGGACGTGCTGGTCGCCAACGCGGGCGCGGCACAAGGTCTGACGCTTGCCACGACGGACGTTGCGAGCTGGCAGCGCGACATCCATCTGAATCTGAACGGCACGTATCACACGGTCGAAGCCGTGCGTGCGTCGATGATCGAGCGGCAGCGCGGCGCGCTGGTGCTGATCGGCTCGGTGAACGGCATGGCCGCGCTCGGTCATCCGGCTTACAGCGCGGCGAAGGCCGGGCTCATCAGCTATACGAAGGCGCTTGCGCTCGAACTCGGCCGTTACGGTATTCGCGCCAACATCGTGTGTCCGGGCACGGTGAAGACGCAGGCGTGGCAGGCGCGCGTCGACAAGAATCCGCAGGTCTTCGAGGATCTGAAAAAGTGGTACCCGTTGCGCGACTTCGCGACGCCCGACGACATTGCCGACGCGGTGCTGTTTCTCGCCTCGCCGATGGCGCGCGTGATTACCGGCGTCGCGTTGCCGGTGGACGGCGGCCTGATGGCCGGCAACCGTCTGATGGCGGAAGAACTGACGCTCGAATCACTGTGAACCGCCTGAAGCAACATGCGGGCGGCGTGAATTCGAGTCAACGAAAGAAGACGATGAGGACAGCATGGCAGCAGTGCAACTGAGCGGCATCTTCAAACGCTACGGCGACACGCAGGTGGTGCACGGCATCGATCTGGACATCGACGACGGCGAGTTCGTCGTGCTGGTCGGGCCGTCGGGCTGCGGCAAGAGCACGTTGATGCGCATGGTGGCGGGACTCGAAGAGATCAGTGGCGGCGATCTGATGATCGGCGGCACGCGCGCGAACAGCCTTGCGCCGCAGCAGCGCAATATCTCGATGGTGTTTCAGAGCTACGCGCTATATCCGCATCTGTCCGTCTACGAAAACATCGCGTTCGGGCCGCGGATTCGCAAGGAGTCGGCGGCGAGCTTCAAGCCGCGGATCGAGGCCGCTGCAAAAATGCTGAACCTGGGCAGTTATCTGGACCGTTTGCCGCGCGCGCTGTCGGGCGGCCAGCGGCAACGCGTGGCAATGGGCCGCGCCGTGGTGCGCGAGCCGTCGCTGTTTCTGTTCGACGAGCCGCTGTCCAATCTCGACGCCAAGCTGCGCGTGCAGATGCGCACGGAAATCAAGGCGCTTCATCAACGGCTGAAGAATACGGTGATCTACGTCACGCACGATCAGATCGAAGCGATGACCATGGCAGACCGCATCGTCGTGATGAACGCGGGGCGTATCGAGCAGATCGGCCGTCCGCTTGAGCTATACGATCATCCGGCCAATCTGTTCGTGGCGAGCTTTCTCGGTTCGCCGTCGATGAATTTTGCCGAAGGTGTGATCGCGAACCGCGCGCAAGGCCAGGGTCTCGCGCTGAAACTCACGGACGGCGGCGAGATCGTGCTGGAGGGCGCGCCCGCTTCGGCCGTGCTCGGCGCGAAGGTCACGCTCGGCGTGCGGCCGGAGCACATCGAGACGATGGCGCCGGCACCCGACGCGACGATGGAAGTCGAAGTGGTCGAGCCGACTGGCGCGGAAACGCACTTGTACGGGAAAATAGGCGGCAGCACGTGGTGCGTGACGACTCGTCAGCGCTCGAAAGTCGAGCCCGGCGAGCGCGTTGCGCTACGCCTGCCGGCCGAACATATTCACCTGTTCGATACGGAAAGTGGACGCAGGCTGGTCTGAACCGCGTGTTGTCGTTCGAGGTCGATCCAGGCTCGCCCTCACGCATGATTGATGCTGCCACGTAAGGAACACCGGGTGTCCGCACCGAACTTGATTCCCCACATTCGCAGCGCACTCGCCAGTTTGCGGCCCGCCGAGCGCAAGGTCGCCGAGATGGTGTTGAACGACGTCGACTTCGCGATGCGCGCGAGCATCACCGAACTTGCGCAGCGCGCCGAGGTGTCCGAGCCATCTGTGACGCGTTTTTGCCGCGCGATCGGTGCGCATGGCCTGCGCGACTTCAAGATGCAATTGGCGCAGAGCGTAGCGGGCGGCGTGCCGTACGCATCCACGGCGGTGGCGCGCGACGACGATGTGCAAACGCTCATGGAGAAGGTGGGCGAAGCGGCGATCGACGGTATCGCCCATGCGCGCGGCGCGCTGGATCCAGCAGTGGTCGAGAGTGCGATTGCGGCGTTGTCGAGCGCACGGCGGGTGTTTTTCTTCGGCGTCGGTTCGGGCTCGGGGCTGGTCGCGCAAGATGCGGCGTTGCGGTTTCTGCGGCTCGACATTGCGTCCACCGCATTTACGGATGGTCATCTCCAGCGTCTTTACGCGGGCCTCATGGAACCGGGCGACGTGGCCTTTGCGATTTCACATTCGGGCCGCAGCGTCGAAGTGAACGAGAGCATTCAGATCGCCAAGGAGCGTGGGGCGACGACGATTGCACTGACCAATGTCGGCTCGCGCCTCGCGTGGCTGGTCGATATTCCGCTGCTGCTGCGCGTGCCGAGTCCGATCGATCCGAATACGCCGGGCGTGTCGCGGCTCGTGCATCTTTGCATCATGGACGCGCTGGCGATCGGCGTCGCGCTCAAAGCAGGGCCGAATACGCTCGAAAAGATGCGGCATGCGAAGGCGAGGTTGGCCTCGCATGAGCCGGAGGCGGCGGGGGATTGATTGGAGGCGCCTTGGTGAGCCGCGCGCGGAACGCCGACGCGGGTTTCAATCTTCTGCAGTTTCGATTACCCGGCTCCCCAAACGCTTACAAACTGACCTTTCTTCAATTCAAAAAAACGATTACTCGGTCGTTGCCACCATCCATCCAAAGCGCCGTGACAACCGCATGGTCGCGGCGCGCAGCGTCTGCGCCGGCCCGCCCGCCAATTCGCTGTCGAAGCTGCCGCTCGGTCCCATCAATGCCAGTACCAGGCAGATGCTGCCCGTATGATCCAGCACCGGCGCGGCCAGCGTGTCGATGCCCGGCACAGGCCGGCTCAGCGCCGTATCGATTCCATGCGCGCGGATTTGCGCGAGGCGCTGCGCGTAGGGTTGAGTCAGTGGAGGCGGCGCAGACGTTGCCTCCGTGCCGCCGCGGACCTTAGCTCCACCCTCTGACGCCGCTTTCCCCGCAAAAACCTGCGCCGCATCCGTCCCCGCCAACCGCAGATGATCCTGCT encodes:
- a CDS encoding carbohydrate ABC transporter permease, with product MSLSVKMKRSLWCWLALSPLVVVVLFPFAVMLFTALKPASEIFVYPARWLPVHWQWSNFSDMWVAANFGVALRNSTVISLLSTALALAVSLPAAYALARFPFRGRGFYRQFLLVTQMLSPILLVVGLFRLAAMIPYGDGNLVDSKIGVIVSYAAFNIAFAVWMLSSYFQTVPRDLEESAWLEGCGRTKAVFKVFLPLAVPAIVVTAIFTFINAWNEFAVVYTLIRSPENKTLTVQVTDMVAGKYVVQWHLVMAATLCATLPVSVVFAWLQRYLVKGLALGAVK
- a CDS encoding sugar ABC transporter permease, translating into MSRSASTRLQAPWLLIAPSLILALFIISYPIFNIVWQSLHEVSRFGAIRDFTGLQNFYTIFGDPAFLAAAKRTLVWTVCVVGGTVLISVPVALVLNQDFYGRGVARTIVMLPWSVSLTMTAVVWRWAFNDDYGMVNVTLQRLGLISGPIHWLATPELAFPVEIAVGILVSIPFTVTILLGGLSSVPGDIYEAARMDGASAWQQFRKLTMPLLRPFINMTILLNVIYVFNSFPIIWVMTQGGPDNSTHILVTYLYELGFRLGRPGEAAAVSLIMLVMLFVFSIAYLRLQPAKEGDPS
- a CDS encoding sugar ABC transporter substrate-binding protein, which gives rise to MSLHARASLALGKVAVALAFAGIAVAAHADTVRVTVAHYSDATAPYFEKMARNFEKANPGTTIKIEDVNWDTLQQKLQTDISGNANADLAIVGTRWLLDFVKDDVAEPLDGYMDASFKGRFIGPFLAPGEINGKVYGLPIAASARALYYNKDLLAKVGYPDGPKTWNDVIEASKKLKAQGIAGFGLQGKEIETDVYYYYALWTNGGDVVGKDNKAAFNSAAGIKAATLYKSMIDQGLTQPGVTGYSREDVQNLFKQGRVAMVISAPFLSKQIKKEAPNLKYGIDPIPMGTTHATYAVTDSIVMFKNSKVKKSAWKFLDYLFTKEPRVEFTTTEGFLPTTKAESTDPAFNDPDTKAFVALLPTARFAPTVTGWEDTAKAVTDAMQSIYLGKAKPADALNAAATQANKSLGH
- a CDS encoding SDR family oxidoreductase: MNRVVLVTGACGGIGSVLCKRFVEQGDTVLALDIDAAALGALTAQLGEAHVTPIAVDLGEAAAVQQAVAAAVKVRGPVDVLVANAGAAQGLTLATTDVASWQRDIHLNLNGTYHTVEAVRASMIERQRGALVLIGSVNGMAALGHPAYSAAKAGLISYTKALALELGRYGIRANIVCPGTVKTQAWQARVDKNPQVFEDLKKWYPLRDFATPDDIADAVLFLASPMARVITGVALPVDGGLMAGNRLMAEELTLESL
- the ugpC gene encoding sn-glycerol-3-phosphate ABC transporter ATP-binding protein UgpC, with the protein product MAAVQLSGIFKRYGDTQVVHGIDLDIDDGEFVVLVGPSGCGKSTLMRMVAGLEEISGGDLMIGGTRANSLAPQQRNISMVFQSYALYPHLSVYENIAFGPRIRKESAASFKPRIEAAAKMLNLGSYLDRLPRALSGGQRQRVAMGRAVVREPSLFLFDEPLSNLDAKLRVQMRTEIKALHQRLKNTVIYVTHDQIEAMTMADRIVVMNAGRIEQIGRPLELYDHPANLFVASFLGSPSMNFAEGVIANRAQGQGLALKLTDGGEIVLEGAPASAVLGAKVTLGVRPEHIETMAPAPDATMEVEVVEPTGAETHLYGKIGGSTWCVTTRQRSKVEPGERVALRLPAEHIHLFDTESGRRLV
- a CDS encoding SIS domain-containing protein, with the translated sequence MSAPNLIPHIRSALASLRPAERKVAEMVLNDVDFAMRASITELAQRAEVSEPSVTRFCRAIGAHGLRDFKMQLAQSVAGGVPYASTAVARDDDVQTLMEKVGEAAIDGIAHARGALDPAVVESAIAALSSARRVFFFGVGSGSGLVAQDAALRFLRLDIASTAFTDGHLQRLYAGLMEPGDVAFAISHSGRSVEVNESIQIAKERGATTIALTNVGSRLAWLVDIPLLLRVPSPIDPNTPGVSRLVHLCIMDALAIGVALKAGPNTLEKMRHAKARLASHEPEAAGD